CAACCATGAGGGCTGCTCAACTGGTCGTCAAAAAAATCAATGCTGCTGGTGGTGTCTTGGGCAAGCAGGTTGAACTGTTGATTCAGGATGATCAGTGCAAGCCTGAAATTGCCACAAATACCGCGACCAAACTGGTCACTGAAGGGGCTAATGTCGTCCTCGGGCATATCTGTTCGGGAGCAACCAAGGCTGCTCTTGGTATCTACAATGACGCCAAGATTCCGGTCATGTCGCCATCGGCAACTAACCCTGGACTGACCCAGTCTGGCGATTATCCCAACTTCTTTCGGACCATCGCTTCCGACGACATGCAGGCTAAGCTGGCGGTTGATTTTGCCATCAACAAGCTTGGTGCCAAGAAGATTGCAATCCTGCACGACAAGGGTGACTACGGCAAAGGGTTCGCTGAATTTGCCAAGAAATTTGCCGATGAGTCTGGCAAGGTCAAGGTTGTGTTGTTCGAAGGGATCACCCCGGGCGCCATGGATTACTCCTCGATTATCCAGAAGGTTCGTCGTGAAAACGCGGATGTGCTGATTTTCGGTGGATATCACCCCGAAGCGTCGAAGCTGGTTGCGCAGATGAAGCGCAAGCGTCTGAAAACTGCCTTCCTGTCGGATGACGGTGTCAAGGATGCCAGTTTCGTCAAGGTGGCCGGCAAAGATGCCGATGGCGCGTATATGACCGGTCCCCGCGACCTGTCAACTATTCCGCTCAACGCGGCCGCTACCGCTGAGTACAAGGCTGCTTACGGCGAAGATCCAGGCGCTTTCTTCCAGGAAGGGTACTCTGCTGCTCTAGCCCTGCTGAATGCGATTCAAAAAGCGGGTTCTACCGACTACGCTGCGGTCACCAAGGCTCTGCGGACCGAGTATGTCGATACGCCGGTCGGCAGGATCAAGTTTGATGCCAGAGGTGATGCTGAAGGGGTTGGTTTTTCGGTGTACCAGGTCCAAAAAGGCAAGTTTGTCGAAATTAAATAAGATCATGTCGGAATTGTCGACTTGATCCTGTTGAGTCCACTGTCAGGGGATCGGTTGAGGCCGATCCCCTGACCTGTGTCTGCGGCAACGACATGCCACCGGATATGACATTGGTTTTCGTGGGATAAAAATAAAGATTGTTGAGGCCGAAACTGGCTTCTGTTCCCTTTTGCTTTGCCAATTGGTTTGACCTACATGGAATATTTTATTGAACTCTTTCTCGGCGGCCTGACGCGGGGGAGCATCTATGCTCTGATCGCCCTGGGCTACACCATGGTCTACGGCATCATTCAGTTGATCAACTTCGCTCATGGCGAGATCTACATGATTGGTGCTTTCGTTGCTTATATCGTTTGCGGCGTATTGACGATCTATGGTTTTCATGGTGTTTCGATCCTGATTATCGCCGGCTTGTTGGCGATCGTTTATTCTTGCGCTTATGGCTACACGCTGGAGAAGGTCGCTTATCGTCCGTTACGCAACGCTCCGCGTCTGGCACCGCTCATCAGCGCCATCGGTATGTCGATTTTTTTACAAAATTATGTACTCCTGGCTCAGACCTCGGATTTTCTTCCTTTCCCGTCGCTGATTCCCAATTTCGCCTTCATGGAACCGATTGCTCATATTATCGGTTCGCCCGAACTCGTTATTCTGGTGACAACCCTGGTGACGATGATTCTTCTGACCCTTTTGATCCGGTACACCAAGATCGGCAAGGCGATGCGGGCTACCCAGCAGGA
Above is a genomic segment from Geopsychrobacter electrodiphilus DSM 16401 containing:
- a CDS encoding branched-chain amino acid ABC transporter substrate-binding protein produces the protein MKRFTLLMAALVAVAGLASPVLAADTIKLGVAGPHSGDLAPYGIPTMRAAQLVVKKINAAGGVLGKQVELLIQDDQCKPEIATNTATKLVTEGANVVLGHICSGATKAALGIYNDAKIPVMSPSATNPGLTQSGDYPNFFRTIASDDMQAKLAVDFAINKLGAKKIAILHDKGDYGKGFAEFAKKFADESGKVKVVLFEGITPGAMDYSSIIQKVRRENADVLIFGGYHPEASKLVAQMKRKRLKTAFLSDDGVKDASFVKVAGKDADGAYMTGPRDLSTIPLNAAATAEYKAAYGEDPGAFFQEGYSAALALLNAIQKAGSTDYAAVTKALRTEYVDTPVGRIKFDARGDAEGVGFSVYQVQKGKFVEIK
- a CDS encoding branched-chain amino acid ABC transporter permease, with product MEYFIELFLGGLTRGSIYALIALGYTMVYGIIQLINFAHGEIYMIGAFVAYIVCGVLTIYGFHGVSILIIAGLLAIVYSCAYGYTLEKVAYRPLRNAPRLAPLISAIGMSIFLQNYVLLAQTSDFLPFPSLIPNFAFMEPIAHIIGSPELVILVTTLVTMILLTLLIRYTKIGKAMRATQQDMSMARLVGINVDRVISMTFVIGSALAAIGGVLVASYIGQVNFYIGFIAGVKAFTAAVLGGIGSVPGAVIGGLVLGLTESFAAGYISSDYEDVFAFGLLVLILILRPSGIMGRTTKQKV